From a single Senegalia massiliensis genomic region:
- a CDS encoding SIS domain-containing protein, whose amino-acid sequence MLKFNKETYLKNAKLTYETRDIIEKVADEISDEGYKNIFFISVGGSIAIMWPIQEILKQITDIPVYSEQAAEVVLTGHKQLSKDSIVIMASKSGDTKETLEAAKWCNKNGYRVVSLVGTPGAPLESLSKWAIPNKALNGVEFEYMQLFMLIFKLLANRNEFPNYEKFATQLEGLPKNLLEAKQKFDPIADEIAEKYHDEPYNIWVGDGEMWGEVYLFSMCILEEMQWVRTKSVSSSEFFHGTLELVEKGVPVFLVKGEGYRRKIDDRVERFCRQYTDKLVVIDTKDYELKGIDDEFRWILAPTISTALLVDRLARHYEKHTGHDLDIRRYYRQFDY is encoded by the coding sequence ATGTTAAAATTCAACAAAGAAACTTATCTAAAAAATGCTAAATTAACATATGAAACAAGAGATATAATTGAAAAAGTAGCAGATGAAATATCTGATGAAGGATATAAAAACATATTTTTTATATCCGTAGGTGGTTCAATTGCTATTATGTGGCCTATTCAGGAAATCTTGAAGCAAATTACAGATATACCTGTTTATTCTGAGCAAGCTGCTGAAGTAGTTTTGACTGGTCATAAACAATTAAGTAAAGACTCTATAGTTATAATGGCTTCTAAATCAGGAGATACAAAAGAAACTTTAGAAGCTGCTAAATGGTGTAATAAAAATGGATATCGTGTAGTTTCATTAGTAGGAACTCCTGGAGCCCCTTTAGAAAGCCTTAGTAAATGGGCTATACCAAATAAAGCTTTAAATGGTGTGGAATTTGAATATATGCAATTATTTATGCTTATATTTAAATTACTAGCTAATAGAAATGAATTTCCTAATTATGAAAAATTTGCAACACAATTAGAAGGTTTACCTAAAAACCTATTAGAGGCAAAACAAAAATTTGATCCTATAGCAGATGAAATAGCTGAAAAGTATCACGATGAACCTTATAATATTTGGGTAGGAGATGGAGAAATGTGGGGAGAAGTATATCTTTTCTCTATGTGTATATTAGAAGAGATGCAATGGGTAAGAACTAAGTCTGTATCTTCATCTGAATTCTTCCATGGAACACTTGAATTAGTGGAAAAAGGCGTTCCGGTATTTCTTGTTAAAGGTGAAGGTTATCGTAGAAAAATAGATGATAGAGTAGAAAGGTTCTGTAGGCAATATACGGATAAATTAGTTGTAATAGATACAAAAGATTATGAATTAAAAGGTATTGATGATGAATTTAGATGGATATTAGCTCCAACAATTTCAACTGCATTATTAGTAGATAGGTTAGCTCGTCACTATGAAAAACATACAGGACATGATCTTGATATTAGAAGATATTATCGTCAATTTGATTATTAG
- a CDS encoding nucleoside-diphosphate sugar epimerase/dehydratase, which translates to MEKRRRIALLLFVDIILISTAFLVSFYLRFDANIPLNIMNIYLDNIFAITLIKILIFGYFGIYSSLWRYASIDELVQVVMGVFLANTGMISYLYIVDIHFPRSIYLLVLILDIMYIGGVRFSYRLLRKIKNERLFNGEKRKRIMVVGAGDAGAMVIKEFKNHRELMSDPVVLIDDNKSKKGRKIHGVPVKGQRYDIKSEALKNNIDEIVIAIPSSTKSQIKSIIEECKTTKCKVKTLPGIFELIDGKVSVKQLREVQIEDLLGRDEVKLDAEKINQYIKGKKVLITGGGGSIGSELCRQIAKYDPQELIILDIYENNVYDLQNELKRKYGSSLNLNVKIASVRDSNKIDNIINNIKPNVIFHAAAHKHVPLMEDNPHEAVKNNVFGTFNIAKAASKFGIEKFVMISTDKAVNPTNIMGATKRLCEMIVQAINKKSKTEFVAVRFGNVLGSNGSVIPLFKRQIAEGGPVTVTHKDVIRYFMTIPEASQLVLQAGAMAKGGEIFVLDMGEPVKIMDLAKDLITLSGLEVGKDIEIDVVGLRPGEKLFEELLMDEEGLTSTEHNKIHVGRPLFTDYNILIKKLDKLEDIMHNGTESDVKKAVAELVPTYKKPEEINNVREFKGLKKTALSLN; encoded by the coding sequence TTGGAAAAGAGAAGAAGAATAGCTTTATTACTTTTTGTAGATATTATTCTTATAAGTACTGCATTTTTAGTTTCATTCTATTTAAGATTTGATGCAAATATACCTTTGAATATTATGAATATATATTTAGACAATATATTTGCTATAACTTTAATTAAAATTCTTATTTTTGGATATTTCGGAATATATAGTAGTCTTTGGAGATATGCAAGTATTGATGAGCTTGTTCAAGTTGTTATGGGAGTATTTCTTGCCAATACAGGTATGATTAGTTATTTATATATAGTTGATATTCATTTTCCAAGGAGTATTTACTTGCTAGTTTTAATATTAGATATTATGTACATAGGCGGAGTAAGGTTTAGCTATAGGTTACTTAGGAAGATAAAAAATGAAAGGTTATTTAATGGAGAAAAGAGAAAACGCATAATGGTAGTAGGTGCAGGAGATGCAGGAGCTATGGTTATAAAAGAATTTAAAAACCACAGGGAACTTATGAGTGATCCAGTTGTTTTGATTGATGATAATAAATCAAAGAAAGGTAGAAAAATTCATGGTGTACCTGTTAAAGGTCAAAGGTACGATATAAAATCAGAGGCTCTAAAAAATAATATTGATGAAATAGTTATAGCTATTCCTTCATCAACTAAATCACAAATTAAAAGTATTATAGAAGAATGTAAAACAACAAAATGTAAGGTAAAAACTTTGCCAGGGATTTTTGAACTTATTGATGGTAAAGTAAGTGTAAAACAACTAAGAGAAGTGCAGATTGAAGATTTACTTGGACGTGATGAGGTTAAGCTTGACGCTGAAAAGATAAATCAGTACATAAAAGGAAAAAAAGTACTTATAACTGGTGGCGGTGGATCTATTGGTTCAGAATTATGTAGACAAATTGCAAAATATGATCCACAAGAGCTTATAATATTAGATATATATGAAAATAATGTATATGATCTTCAGAATGAACTTAAAAGAAAGTATGGTAGTAGTTTAAATTTAAATGTAAAAATAGCTTCAGTTCGTGATAGCAATAAAATAGATAATATAATAAATAATATAAAACCTAATGTAATTTTTCATGCAGCAGCTCATAAGCATGTACCATTAATGGAAGATAATCCTCATGAAGCTGTAAAAAACAATGTTTTTGGAACTTTTAATATTGCAAAGGCGGCATCTAAATTTGGTATAGAAAAATTTGTAATGATTTCTACTGATAAAGCAGTAAATCCTACAAATATAATGGGAGCTACAAAAAGACTTTGTGAAATGATAGTTCAAGCTATTAATAAAAAGAGTAAAACTGAATTTGTAGCTGTAAGATTTGGTAATGTTCTTGGAAGTAATGGTAGTGTTATACCACTTTTTAAAAGACAAATTGCAGAAGGTGGACCTGTAACTGTAACGCATAAGGATGTTATAAGATATTTTATGACTATACCAGAAGCAAGTCAATTGGTGCTTCAAGCTGGTGCTATGGCAAAAGGTGGAGAAATATTTGTACTTGATATGGGGGAACCTGTTAAAATTATGGATTTAGCAAAAGATTTGATAACTTTATCTGGACTTGAAGTAGGTAAAGATATTGAGATTGATGTAGTGGGTCTTCGTCCTGGTGAAAAATTATTTGAAGAATTACTTATGGATGAAGAAGGGCTAACATCTACAGAACATAATAAAATTCATGTTGGAAGACCTCTTTTTACTGATTATAATATATTAATAAAGAAATTAGATAAACTTGAAGATATAATGCATAATGGAACTGAATCTGATGTAAAAAAAGCAGTAGCAGAACTTGTTCCTACTTATAAAAAGCCAGAAGAAATAAATAATGTAAGAGAGTTTAAAGGATTAAAGAAAACGGCACTTTCTTTAAATTAG
- a CDS encoding PTS mannose/fructose/sorbose/N-acetylgalactosamine transporter subunit IIC produces MTALLLGLVAFIAQSEYALGTSLISRPIVTGLFTGLVMGDVKAGIILGATLELAFIGSFSVGAAIPPDVVTGGILGTAFAISSGGGAETALLLGLPIATLVLVLKNIYLGFVLPIIAHKADKYAEEGNAKAVGRMHLLGGFGLSLMLGLIVTISYYTGSDAIKQVLDAIPAPIQTGLQVATGLIPALGFAMLARLIINKQVAPYFFLGFLIVAYLDISITGIALIGGILAYIIVNITSKPQVAAYDGGVDDEDF; encoded by the coding sequence ATGACAGCATTATTATTAGGGCTAGTTGCTTTTATAGCACAAAGTGAATATGCATTAGGAACAAGCTTAATATCAAGACCTATTGTTACAGGTTTGTTTACTGGACTTGTGATGGGAGATGTTAAAGCAGGAATTATATTAGGAGCTACATTAGAGCTTGCTTTTATTGGTTCGTTTTCAGTAGGAGCTGCTATTCCACCAGATGTTGTTACTGGAGGAATATTGGGGACAGCATTTGCTATATCTTCGGGTGGAGGTGCAGAAACAGCATTATTATTAGGATTGCCAATAGCTACTCTTGTATTAGTTTTGAAAAATATATATTTGGGGTTTGTTTTACCTATAATTGCTCATAAAGCAGATAAATATGCTGAAGAAGGCAACGCCAAGGCTGTTGGGAGGATGCATTTACTGGGTGGTTTTGGACTTTCATTGATGTTAGGTTTAATAGTTACAATCTCATACTATACAGGAAGTGATGCAATTAAACAAGTTTTAGATGCTATACCAGCACCTATTCAAACTGGACTTCAAGTGGCAACAGGTTTAATACCTGCATTAGGTTTTGCAATGCTTGCTAGACTTATAATTAATAAGCAAGTGGCACCATATTTCTTTTTAGGATTTTTAATAGTAGCTTATTTGGATATATCAATTACTGGTATAGCACTGATAGGTGGAATTCTAGCATATATAATAGTGAATATTACGTCAAAACCACAAGTAGCAGCATATGATGGAGGTGTAGATGATGAAGACTTCTAA
- a CDS encoding PTS sugar transporter subunit IIA, with protein sequence MRRYLLASHGKLSEGILDSVEMIIGKQYKISTISAYKNEEDDLNIQLRNMVLNIGKNDELIIISDIFGGSVNNECMKLLNDHRVHLVSGLNLPLVIELLTSDDCEISTEDLIKKSLENSKKLILYCNSIINKEVVDEEF encoded by the coding sequence ATGAGACGATATTTATTAGCATCCCATGGTAAGTTGTCTGAAGGCATACTAGATTCTGTAGAAATGATTATAGGAAAACAATATAAAATATCTACAATTAGTGCTTATAAAAATGAAGAAGATGATTTAAATATACAATTAAGGAATATGGTTTTAAATATAGGAAAAAATGATGAATTAATTATTATTAGTGATATATTTGGAGGAAGTGTGAATAATGAGTGTATGAAATTACTAAATGACCATAGGGTCCATTTAGTGTCAGGACTTAATTTACCATTGGTAATCGAATTATTAACTTCAGATGATTGTGAAATTAGTACTGAAGATTTAATAAAAAAATCATTAGAAAATTCTAAAAAGTTAATATTGTATTGTAATAGTATTATTAATAAAGAAGTAGTAGACGAAGAATTTTAA
- a CDS encoding SIS domain-containing protein, which produces MKETMMTYINEQESICNDILNKYIENNIDFERIVKEKGNKKWLIIATGSSLNAVLSSKYYIQKISGITIDIIEPFTFINYEELDKDIDMVLAISQSGKSASTIEALKKVHYNYENITTVSVTSDINSKITEYSDVIIDIGCGIEKVGFVTKGFTSTVLTLMLMGISAAKGLNKLSASEEKKEIREFNNLINKMPLIIEKTEYFYNKYKNELNKIPRFSIIGYGPTFGVAKEAETKFAETVRVPTQGFELEAFMHGPYLEVDNNYGIFFIYSENNHSQRAEKLKKYFSDYTNYCYEISTKVNQYGKYISLDMDIDEYKSPLLLVIVFQVLSYRISEGRGIDLSKKIFEDFDNILKSKI; this is translated from the coding sequence ATGAAAGAAACAATGATGACTTATATTAATGAACAAGAATCAATATGTAATGATATTCTTAATAAATATATAGAAAATAATATTGATTTTGAAAGAATAGTAAAAGAAAAAGGCAATAAAAAATGGCTTATTATAGCTACAGGCTCAAGCTTAAATGCAGTATTAAGTTCAAAATATTATATACAAAAAATATCAGGTATTACCATAGATATAATTGAGCCTTTTACTTTTATAAACTATGAAGAATTAGATAAAGATATTGATATGGTATTAGCAATATCTCAAAGTGGCAAAAGTGCATCTACTATAGAAGCATTAAAAAAAGTTCACTATAATTATGAAAACATTACTACAGTATCTGTTACCTCAGATATTAATAGTAAAATAACGGAATATTCAGATGTAATTATTGATATAGGTTGTGGAATAGAAAAAGTTGGTTTTGTAACTAAAGGATTTACTTCTACTGTATTAACTTTGATGTTAATGGGAATTTCTGCAGCTAAAGGCTTAAATAAATTATCAGCTTCAGAAGAAAAAAAAGAAATTAGAGAGTTTAACAACTTAATAAATAAAATGCCACTGATCATTGAAAAAACTGAATACTTCTATAATAAATATAAAAATGAGCTTAATAAAATACCAAGATTTTCAATTATTGGTTATGGACCTACATTTGGTGTTGCAAAAGAAGCTGAAACAAAATTTGCTGAAACAGTGAGAGTGCCTACACAAGGATTTGAGTTAGAAGCATTTATGCATGGTCCATATTTGGAAGTAGATAATAATTATGGAATATTCTTTATCTATTCAGAAAATAATCATTCTCAGAGAGCAGAAAAACTCAAAAAATATTTTTCAGATTATACTAATTATTGTTATGAAATAAGTACTAAAGTTAATCAATATGGAAAATATATTTCATTAGATATGGATATAGATGAATATAAAAGTCCGCTTTTATTAGTAATCGTATTTCAAGTTCTATCTTATAGAATTAGTGAAGGTAGAGGAATAGACTTAAGTAAAAAGATTTTTGAAGATTTTGATAATATTTTAAAAAGTAAAATTTAA
- a CDS encoding sigma 54-interacting transcriptional regulator: protein MLKDKLNLYLQEQTIDFDFLAPPKSLTTKFMANVFEMKRNTVSHYLNQLVKEEKAIKINTRPVYFLNKKVFEESFFLVSKGEFRDLNELNDIRKKVEFKTGVLEDIIGYNGSLKKSIEQIKSSVFYPGGLPLILCGPTGVGKSYTAKLIYEYSVENKILSKNSPFISFNCAQYANNPELLSSNLFGYVKGSFTGADKTTKGMIDAADNGILFLDEVHRLNEEGQEKLFTFLDQGVFRRMGEYDGWHSANVRIIFATTLELEENFLKTFLRRIPIQINIPNLEDRGEREKKEFIYKFLIDESIKINLPIKISSKALDLLYNYKYNGNLGDLKNTIKYLVASSFSKNTDLNYVNICLYNLPEKILKESTKNIENKFKQNKQITIYPNSKLKKIFKSYVTESEYIRKTYKNIIDLFIKNNKNKYGCQKLEQDIFNEIVILFDNFLFNTEKNTSAMLKLITVNIQEIIHRLEYTNNIKFNGNSVYAIAHLLFYKGNSIFEWSDLEFKIIKGIYKFISQNYSKEQSLVKQFIKLLANKLDVYMDDMDEIILTFYLRSLSIEPVDKEQVRAIILAHGYATASSIANVANRLMKRNIFEAFDMPLDISVDEIIKRVLEYIEYTDVSKGLIILVDMGSLRDVYSKLTKGNSGPIAIINNVSTQMALIIGDNIIKGEFLEEIVEKIKIANKTDYRIIYPKKIKQRAIITTCLSGMGTAIQIQKLLVNSIPSDLDIKILSYDYNKLKEFGFNDPIFHMYDVINIIGTNDPGIKEVDYIPLEDLISGQGEKKIRRIFGSLLDNLKIKEINNNLLKNFSLEQVIKTITILDTDKILNYVEEFVSRLELLMNTRLTNDKKVALYIHTSCLVERLIRQSPIDSYNDIEKFKECQKNTIKNIKEAFSVIESVYNVKINIAEIGYIYDYIIS from the coding sequence ATGCTAAAAGATAAATTAAATTTGTATTTACAAGAACAAACCATTGATTTTGATTTTTTAGCTCCACCTAAATCTTTAACAACAAAATTTATGGCAAATGTTTTTGAGATGAAACGAAATACTGTAAGTCATTATCTCAATCAATTGGTTAAAGAAGAAAAGGCAATAAAGATAAATACTAGACCCGTATATTTTTTAAATAAAAAAGTTTTTGAGGAAAGTTTTTTTTTAGTATCAAAAGGTGAATTCCGGGATCTAAATGAATTAAATGATATCAGAAAAAAAGTTGAGTTTAAGACTGGAGTTTTAGAAGATATAATTGGCTACAATGGTAGTTTAAAAAAATCCATAGAACAAATTAAATCTTCTGTATTTTATCCGGGAGGATTACCTTTAATATTATGTGGTCCTACAGGTGTAGGTAAAAGCTATACTGCAAAATTAATTTATGAATATAGTGTTGAAAACAAGATACTAAGTAAAAATTCTCCATTTATAAGTTTTAACTGTGCTCAATATGCAAATAATCCTGAGTTATTATCTAGTAATTTATTTGGTTATGTAAAAGGTTCATTTACTGGTGCTGATAAAACTACTAAGGGAATGATAGATGCTGCAGATAATGGTATATTGTTTTTAGATGAAGTACATCGTTTGAATGAGGAAGGTCAAGAAAAATTATTTACTTTTCTTGACCAAGGTGTTTTTAGAAGGATGGGTGAATATGACGGATGGCATAGTGCAAATGTTAGGATAATATTTGCAACAACTTTAGAATTAGAAGAAAATTTTTTAAAAACATTTTTAAGACGTATTCCTATACAAATCAATATTCCAAATTTAGAAGATAGAGGAGAAAGAGAAAAAAAAGAGTTTATATATAAATTTTTAATTGATGAATCAATTAAAATAAATTTACCTATTAAAATAAGTAGTAAAGCATTAGATTTGCTTTATAATTATAAATATAATGGTAATTTAGGAGATCTAAAAAATACAATTAAATATTTAGTAGCTTCATCTTTTTCAAAAAATACTGATTTAAATTATGTAAATATATGTTTGTATAATTTACCTGAGAAAATTTTAAAAGAAAGCACTAAAAATATTGAAAATAAATTCAAACAAAATAAGCAAATCACCATTTATCCAAACTCCAAATTAAAAAAAATATTTAAATCTTATGTAACTGAGTCAGAATATATAAGAAAAACTTATAAAAATATTATAGATTTATTTATAAAAAATAACAAAAATAAATATGGGTGTCAAAAATTAGAACAAGATATATTTAATGAGATTGTTATATTATTTGATAATTTTTTATTTAATACAGAAAAAAATACTAGTGCCATGTTAAAATTAATAACTGTAAATATTCAAGAAATTATACATCGTTTAGAATATACTAATAATATTAAATTTAATGGAAATAGTGTTTATGCAATAGCTCATCTTCTTTTTTATAAAGGTAACTCTATTTTTGAATGGTCAGATTTAGAATTTAAAATTATAAAGGGAATATATAAATTCATATCACAAAATTATAGTAAAGAGCAATCTTTAGTTAAACAATTTATTAAATTATTAGCCAATAAATTAGATGTTTACATGGATGATATGGATGAGATTATATTGACTTTTTATCTTAGAAGTTTATCTATTGAGCCTGTAGATAAAGAACAAGTAAGAGCAATTATTTTAGCTCATGGATATGCTACTGCAAGTAGTATTGCAAATGTTGCTAATAGATTGATGAAGAGAAATATTTTTGAAGCTTTTGATATGCCTTTAGATATATCTGTAGATGAAATTATTAAACGCGTGTTAGAATATATAGAATATACAGATGTTTCAAAGGGACTTATTATCTTAGTAGATATGGGTTCTCTCAGAGATGTATATTCTAAATTAACTAAGGGGAATAGCGGTCCAATAGCAATTATAAATAATGTTTCAACACAGATGGCATTAATAATAGGTGACAATATTATAAAAGGAGAATTTTTAGAGGAGATAGTAGAAAAAATTAAAATAGCCAATAAGACTGATTACAGAATTATATACCCTAAAAAAATAAAACAAAGAGCAATAATTACAACTTGTTTAAGTGGTATGGGAACTGCTATTCAGATACAAAAGTTACTTGTCAATAGTATACCTTCGGATTTAGATATAAAAATTTTATCATATGATTATAATAAATTAAAGGAATTCGGATTTAATGATCCTATATTCCATATGTATGATGTTATCAATATAATAGGAACTAATGATCCAGGCATCAAAGAAGTTGATTATATTCCATTAGAAGATTTAATATCAGGACAAGGAGAAAAAAAAATAAGAAGAATTTTTGGCTCTCTTTTAGATAATTTAAAAATAAAAGAAATTAATAATAATCTTTTAAAGAACTTTTCACTAGAGCAAGTTATAAAAACAATAACAATATTAGATACAGATAAAATTTTAAATTATGTAGAAGAGTTTGTTAGTAGACTAGAACTTTTAATGAATACACGTCTTACTAATGACAAAAAAGTGGCCTTATATATTCATACTAGTTGTCTTGTTGAAAGATTAATAAGACAAAGTCCGATTGATTCATATAATGACATTGAAAAATTTAAAGAGTGTCAAAAAAATACTATAAAAAATATAAAAGAGGCATTTAGTGTCATAGAATCAGTTTATAATGTCAAAATTAATATTGCAGAAATTGGATATATATATGATTATATAATTTCATAG
- a CDS encoding PTS system mannose/fructose/sorbose family transporter subunit IID — protein sequence MKTSNNENNVKITKKDLNKVFWRSFLMEFSWNYERQMNLAYTYALIPILEKLYKKKEDLSAALKRHLEFFNTTPHIVTMMLGISTAMEEQNSEDENFDSESINTVKASLMGPLAGIGDSFFWGTLRLIATGIGTSLALKGNILGPILFILVFNIPHIAIRYFLTGAGYKMGTGFLQKLQAKGTMSKLTLGAAILGLMVIGGMSAALIDITIPATIGSGDSATSIQEILDGIMPKLLPLGAFGVIYWLLGKEVKATTILLGIAIFGILGSWIGIFA from the coding sequence ATGAAGACTTCTAATAATGAAAATAATGTTAAAATAACAAAAAAAGATTTAAATAAGGTCTTTTGGCGTTCTTTTCTAATGGAATTTTCATGGAATTATGAAAGACAAATGAATTTAGCTTATACTTATGCTTTAATTCCTATATTAGAAAAATTATATAAGAAAAAAGAAGATTTATCTGCTGCATTAAAAAGACATTTAGAATTTTTCAATACAACGCCACATATTGTAACTATGATGCTTGGAATATCTACTGCTATGGAAGAGCAGAATTCTGAAGATGAAAATTTTGATTCAGAATCAATTAACACTGTAAAAGCATCTTTAATGGGGCCTTTAGCTGGAATTGGAGATTCATTTTTCTGGGGTACATTAAGACTTATTGCAACAGGTATAGGAACTTCACTTGCACTTAAAGGAAACATATTAGGACCTATATTATTTATATTAGTATTCAATATTCCACATATTGCTATAAGATATTTTCTTACAGGAGCAGGCTATAAGATGGGTACTGGATTTTTACAAAAGCTTCAAGCTAAAGGTACTATGTCAAAATTGACACTGGGTGCAGCAATATTAGGACTTATGGTAATAGGCGGAATGAGTGCTGCACTTATTGATATTACAATACCAGCAACTATTGGGAGTGGTGATTCTGCAACATCAATTCAGGAGATACTTGATGGAATTATGCCAAAATTATTACCTTTAGGAGCATTTGGGGTAATATACTGGTTACTTGGAAAAGAAGTTAAGGCAACTACTATACTGTTAGGTATTGCTATATTTGGTATATTAGGTTCTTGGATTGGTATTTTCGCATAA
- a CDS encoding PTS sugar transporter subunit IIB, with protein MIKLLRVDHRLLHGQVAFSWTQSLGVDSILIANDDVPNNELRKTTIKLAKPQGVKLVIKNIEDSIKAIKSGVTDKYKLFIVVESVADAEKLISECHKIKQVNLGGIKAREGTRNISKAINLLPQEEKSIKRILEKGVEVEIRQVPSDKKVNASNVIKI; from the coding sequence GTGATTAAATTATTACGTGTAGATCATAGACTTTTACATGGACAAGTTGCATTTTCATGGACTCAATCTTTAGGCGTAGATAGTATTCTAATTGCTAATGATGATGTTCCTAATAATGAGTTAAGAAAAACTACAATTAAACTTGCAAAGCCTCAAGGAGTAAAGCTTGTAATCAAAAATATTGAAGATTCTATAAAAGCTATTAAAAGTGGAGTAACTGATAAATATAAGTTATTTATAGTAGTAGAATCTGTAGCAGATGCAGAGAAATTAATTTCTGAATGCCATAAGATAAAACAAGTTAATCTAGGTGGAATAAAGGCAAGAGAAGGTACAAGAAATATATCTAAAGCTATAAATTTATTACCTCAAGAAGAAAAATCTATTAAGAGAATACTTGAAAAAGGAGTAGAAGTAGAGATACGTCAAGTACCAAGTGATAAAAAAGTTAATGCTAGTAATGTAATAAAAATATAA
- a CDS encoding PspC domain-containing protein has protein sequence MEKKLYKSSTDKIIDGVCGGIADYFEIDSSIVRLVWALTIFIGGTGVFLYIIAAIILPRDREVTGYSNSNYVEGEHPNYNRKDNSNSKRTLGLILIGVGIFLFFRRFFYIFDFEYIWPLILVGLGIFLIFKGKKG, from the coding sequence ATGGAAAAGAAACTTTATAAATCAAGTACAGATAAGATAATTGATGGAGTATGTGGAGGAATTGCTGATTATTTTGAAATTGATTCATCTATTGTACGTTTAGTCTGGGCGCTTACTATTTTTATTGGTGGCACTGGTGTTTTTCTATATATTATAGCTGCTATTATATTACCTCGTGATAGAGAAGTAACAGGGTATAGTAACAGTAATTATGTAGAAGGAGAACATCCAAATTACAATAGAAAAGACAATAGTAATAGTAAAAGAACCTTAGGACTTATACTTATTGGAGTAGGTATATTTCTATTTTTCAGAAGATTTTTCTATATATTTGATTTCGAATATATCTGGCCACTTATACTTGTAGGTTTAGGTATATTTTTAATATTTAAAGGAAAGAAGGGTTAA
- a CDS encoding LiaF transmembrane domain-containing protein: MKGRNLSLGLIFIALGTLWILGNMEIINFSVFDIMRSFFNLWPLILIIIGINISIKNNTLKTILWILFIVIVIGYSFYINDSSYEKSRYVEEEVVEMNEDTIKGKLNLDLGATKYDVVSKDNENNLAYIKSNKNYQIKESLNNSSQILTISNDLSHSFSDDNKLNVNINNNIIWSIDIDTGASNGELNLENVKVQNLDLDMGAGKIDAKLGSLNNTTYINIESGASKIVLNIPEDAGLKIEMDGALNSTNIDDLNLVQNADDILVSQDYAEKETKFDVKVDMGVGSFKINRY; encoded by the coding sequence ATGAAAGGCAGAAATTTAAGTTTAGGACTTATATTTATAGCTTTAGGTACTCTTTGGATACTTGGGAATATGGAGATTATAAATTTTAGTGTATTTGATATAATGAGAAGCTTTTTTAATCTTTGGCCTCTTATATTAATTATAATTGGGATAAATATAAGCATAAAAAATAATACTTTAAAGACAATATTATGGATTTTATTCATTGTAATAGTAATTGGATATAGTTTTTACATAAATGATTCGAGTTATGAAAAAAGTAGGTATGTTGAAGAAGAAGTAGTAGAAATGAATGAGGATACTATAAAAGGAAAATTAAATTTAGATTTAGGAGCTACTAAATATGATGTAGTTTCAAAAGATAATGAAAATAACCTAGCTTATATTAAATCTAATAAAAACTATCAAATTAAGGAAAGTCTAAATAACAGTAGTCAAATATTAACTATATCAAATGACCTAAGTCATAGTTTTTCTGATGATAACAAATTAAATGTTAATATTAATAATAACATCATATGGTCTATAGATATTGATACTGGTGCTTCTAATGGAGAACTAAATTTAGAGAATGTAAAGGTACAAAATTTAGATTTAGACATGGGTGCTGGAAAAATAGATGCTAAATTAGGTTCTTTAAATAATACAACTTATATTAATATAGAATCAGGAGCTTCAAAAATAGTATTAAATATACCTGAAGATGCAGGACTTAAAATAGAAATGGATGGAGCTTTAAACTCTACTAACATAGATGATTTAAATTTAGTTCAAAATGCAGATGATATATTAGTATCTCAAGATTATGCTGAAAAAGAAACTAAGTTTGATGTTAAAGTAGATATGGGAGTTGGAAGTTTCAAGATTAATAGATATTAA